One Dreissena polymorpha isolate Duluth1 chromosome 9, UMN_Dpol_1.0, whole genome shotgun sequence genomic window carries:
- the LOC127845518 gene encoding uncharacterized protein LOC127845518 isoform X1, whose translation MYAFARNNIDVFSIMETRRFFYGALSASFLFTVLTMLQTNISMRMRTLQSPQDGNNRVVTLEKSREVTIHQRQQEAAINLNIHLNVSLENIPESLVSFLKSRNQEDKLRNASILNMHTVDSTPKNNHKIVETDSFLTLFATWKAENDTKEKIHNFTFVNWARMKPAVNPILFTDSPVVAATAHEYGWNVLPLPTTNVYGLPILKLMFLEAIKQYNSHFYGYANSDILFTNNLILTLVSILYQSPHTNYTLVTGLRTNVYNLNETEAATSVSLTMTAATRGQVFQPSAEDYFITTRDYPWDSLPDLVVGTIAYDNYLVLNARYQHHNVIDASKTILAIHQSNGLDVFESHIKLNADYNKVLLRKRWFNINPPYIKGFLSCIEKYVDVVQDIIVIKTRTPPNDCKF comes from the coding sequence ATGTTTTCTCAATAATGGAGACCAGACGATTCTTCTACGGCGCCCTCTCCGCCAGCTTCCTCTTCACTGTTCTAACCATGCTCCAGACGAACATCTCAATGCGCATGCGCACACTTCAGTCTCCACAAGATGGCAACAACCGTGTGGTGACGTTAGAGAAAAGCAGAGAGGTTACAATTCACCAGAGACAGCAAGAGGCAGCTATAAATCTAAATATCCATCTAAACGTTTCATTGGAAAACATACCTGAAAGTTTAGTCTCGTTTCTGAAAAGCAGGAATCAAGAAGATAAACTGAGAAATGCGAGTATTTTGAACATGCACACAGTCGATTCAACGCCGAAAAACAATCACAAAATAGTAGAAACCGACAGCTTCCTTACATTGTTTGCCACTTGGAAAGCAGAAAATGACACCAAAGAAAAAATCCACAATTTCACATTTGTCAACTGGGCGCGTATGAAACCTGCCGTCAACCCAATTTTGTTTACAGACTCTCCAGTCGTAGCCGCGACAGCGCATGAATATGGATGGAACGTGCTTCCTTTACCAACAACCAACGTGTATGGATTACCAATTTTAAAACTCATGTTCTTAGAggcaataaaacaatataattctCACTTTTACGGCTATGCAAACTCCGATAtactttttacaaataatttgatATTAACTTTAGTTTCAATTTTATACCAAAGCCCTCACACAAATTATACCCTTGTGACTGGTCTCCGAACAAACGTGTACAATCTCAACGAAACGGAAGCCGCTACGTCTGTTAGTTTAACCATGACGGCTGCCACTAGAGGTCAGGTATTCCAACCCTCGGCGGAGGACTATTTTATAACCACGCGGGATTACCCCTGGGACAGTTTACCTGACTTGGTGGTAGGGACTATAGCTTATGATAATTATCTAGTGCTAAATGCGAGGTACCAACATCATAATGTCATCGATGCTTCCAAAACCATACTAGCCATTCATCAAAGCAATGGCCTGGACGTATTTGAATCTCACATAAAACTTAACGCGGATTATAATAAGGTTTTGCTTCGAAAACGTTGGTTTAATATAAATCCGCCTTACATCAAAGGCTTCTTGAGCTGTATTGAAAAATATGTGGACGTTGTTCAAGATATTATAGTGATAAAAACTAGAACACCACCCAACGACTGTAAATTTTAG
- the LOC127845518 gene encoding uncharacterized protein LOC127845518 isoform X2, producing METRRFFYGALSASFLFTVLTMLQTNISMRMRTLQSPQDGNNRVVTLEKSREVTIHQRQQEAAINLNIHLNVSLENIPESLVSFLKSRNQEDKLRNASILNMHTVDSTPKNNHKIVETDSFLTLFATWKAENDTKEKIHNFTFVNWARMKPAVNPILFTDSPVVAATAHEYGWNVLPLPTTNVYGLPILKLMFLEAIKQYNSHFYGYANSDILFTNNLILTLVSILYQSPHTNYTLVTGLRTNVYNLNETEAATSVSLTMTAATRGQVFQPSAEDYFITTRDYPWDSLPDLVVGTIAYDNYLVLNARYQHHNVIDASKTILAIHQSNGLDVFESHIKLNADYNKVLLRKRWFNINPPYIKGFLSCIEKYVDVVQDIIVIKTRTPPNDCKF from the coding sequence ATGGAGACCAGACGATTCTTCTACGGCGCCCTCTCCGCCAGCTTCCTCTTCACTGTTCTAACCATGCTCCAGACGAACATCTCAATGCGCATGCGCACACTTCAGTCTCCACAAGATGGCAACAACCGTGTGGTGACGTTAGAGAAAAGCAGAGAGGTTACAATTCACCAGAGACAGCAAGAGGCAGCTATAAATCTAAATATCCATCTAAACGTTTCATTGGAAAACATACCTGAAAGTTTAGTCTCGTTTCTGAAAAGCAGGAATCAAGAAGATAAACTGAGAAATGCGAGTATTTTGAACATGCACACAGTCGATTCAACGCCGAAAAACAATCACAAAATAGTAGAAACCGACAGCTTCCTTACATTGTTTGCCACTTGGAAAGCAGAAAATGACACCAAAGAAAAAATCCACAATTTCACATTTGTCAACTGGGCGCGTATGAAACCTGCCGTCAACCCAATTTTGTTTACAGACTCTCCAGTCGTAGCCGCGACAGCGCATGAATATGGATGGAACGTGCTTCCTTTACCAACAACCAACGTGTATGGATTACCAATTTTAAAACTCATGTTCTTAGAggcaataaaacaatataattctCACTTTTACGGCTATGCAAACTCCGATAtactttttacaaataatttgatATTAACTTTAGTTTCAATTTTATACCAAAGCCCTCACACAAATTATACCCTTGTGACTGGTCTCCGAACAAACGTGTACAATCTCAACGAAACGGAAGCCGCTACGTCTGTTAGTTTAACCATGACGGCTGCCACTAGAGGTCAGGTATTCCAACCCTCGGCGGAGGACTATTTTATAACCACGCGGGATTACCCCTGGGACAGTTTACCTGACTTGGTGGTAGGGACTATAGCTTATGATAATTATCTAGTGCTAAATGCGAGGTACCAACATCATAATGTCATCGATGCTTCCAAAACCATACTAGCCATTCATCAAAGCAATGGCCTGGACGTATTTGAATCTCACATAAAACTTAACGCGGATTATAATAAGGTTTTGCTTCGAAAACGTTGGTTTAATATAAATCCGCCTTACATCAAAGGCTTCTTGAGCTGTATTGAAAAATATGTGGACGTTGTTCAAGATATTATAGTGATAAAAACTAGAACACCACCCAACGACTGTAAATTTTAG